Proteins encoded together in one Gammaproteobacteria bacterium window:
- the malQ gene encoding 4-alpha-glucanotransferase, whose amino-acid sequence MLKAVAPCDVAALAKVSDSSSGQQRHAGVLLHPTSLPEFANIGCLGQHAYRFVDFLASCGQQLWQMLPVGATHSDGSPYQPLSAYAGNSRFIDLHALKDQGWLSQIDGDLSHQSQLDTAFNVFYASLSGADEVAFRAFIDQEKYWLRDFALFCVIRDMQAGTSWLDWPESLRDHDEFYLNELESSQQKKLDAVFFQQYIFSQQWKKLKVYANQKNIQLFGDMPIFVALDSAEVWAQRQYFDVDESGCPRFVAGVPPDYFSATGQRWGNPHYNWAVMQEQGFDWWLKRCQHDLKRFDLIRIDHFRGFEAYWKIPTECDTAIDGFWEKAPGQALFTVLCEHFPDAPFVAEDLGLITDEVIALRKQFGLPGMAVLQFAFDGQDDNPHLPDNYENLSVAYTGTHDNDTSLGWIQSLDEHGRHRLAEHIDIECKDLPWPMIRAVLESRAAMAIIPLQDILMLDSSHRMNTPGTTEGNWQWGFEWSLLTQTLCAKLLHATCHSGRLLVVK is encoded by the coding sequence ATGCTGAAGGCGGTGGCGCCATGCGACGTGGCGGCGCTGGCGAAGGTGAGTGACAGTAGTTCAGGTCAACAACGCCATGCGGGAGTTCTTCTGCACCCTACGTCCTTGCCTGAGTTTGCCAATATCGGTTGTTTGGGGCAGCATGCTTATCGTTTTGTTGATTTTCTTGCAAGCTGTGGTCAGCAGTTATGGCAAATGTTGCCTGTGGGGGCAACGCATAGTGATGGTTCCCCTTACCAACCACTTTCTGCCTATGCCGGTAATAGCCGTTTTATCGATCTCCATGCCTTAAAAGATCAAGGTTGGTTATCACAAATTGATGGTGATTTGTCGCATCAATCTCAACTTGATACGGCTTTTAACGTGTTTTATGCTTCTTTGTCTGGTGCCGATGAAGTGGCATTTCGGGCATTTATCGATCAGGAAAAGTACTGGTTACGTGATTTCGCTTTATTTTGTGTTATTCGCGATATGCAGGCAGGAACAAGCTGGCTTGATTGGCCAGAGTCGCTACGTGATCACGATGAATTTTACTTGAACGAGCTTGAATCTTCGCAGCAAAAGAAACTTGATGCTGTTTTTTTTCAGCAGTATATATTTTCCCAACAATGGAAAAAGCTAAAAGTTTACGCGAACCAGAAGAACATCCAACTGTTTGGTGACATGCCTATATTTGTTGCCCTTGATAGTGCTGAAGTCTGGGCGCAGCGGCAGTATTTTGATGTCGATGAATCGGGTTGTCCGCGTTTTGTCGCTGGTGTGCCGCCGGATTATTTTTCCGCAACCGGACAACGTTGGGGTAACCCTCATTATAACTGGGCAGTCATGCAAGAGCAGGGTTTTGATTGGTGGCTTAAACGTTGTCAGCATGATTTAAAGCGATTCGATTTGATACGCATTGATCATTTTCGCGGTTTTGAAGCCTATTGGAAAATACCGACTGAATGCGATACGGCTATTGATGGTTTTTGGGAAAAAGCCCCCGGACAAGCATTATTCACCGTACTATGCGAACACTTCCCTGATGCCCCCTTTGTTGCTGAAGACTTAGGTCTGATTACAGATGAAGTGATCGCATTAAGAAAGCAGTTTGGTTTACCTGGAATGGCTGTGTTGCAATTTGCTTTTGATGGACAAGATGATAATCCGCATTTGCCTGATAATTACGAGAATTTATCAGTCGCTTATACCGGCACTCATGATAATGATACCAGCCTTGGCTGGATTCAATCACTTGATGAGCATGGTAGACACAGACTTGCCGAGCATATTGATATCGAGTGTAAAGATTTGCCGTGGCCGATGATTCGAGCAGTATTAGAATCACGCGCTGCGATGGCAATCATTCCATTACAAGATATTTTAATGCTCGATAGCTCGCATCGCATGAACACACCAGGGACAACAGAAGGTAATTGGCAGTGGGGCTTTGAATGGTCACTATTGACGCAGACACTATGTGCTAAATTGCTGCATGCAACATGTCATAGCGGTCGCCTCTTAGTAGTAAAATAA
- the glgC gene encoding glucose-1-phosphate adenylyltransferase — protein sequence MSEHSDSGRFVSRLTRETLALILAGGRGSRLKQLTSWRAKPAVPFGGKFKIIDFPLSNCINSGIRRVEIMTQYKAHSLIRHIQQGWSFLRAELNEFIELLPAQQRIATSWYSGTADAVYQNLDIIKGHKPSYVLVLAGDHVYKMDYGPMIAYHVAQEADLTIGCIEVPIEEAKAFGVLGVDDDQRIRRFIEKPSQPDCVPGQTDKSLVSMGIYIFNADFLYEQLYRDAYAADSSHDFGKDIIPDVIERYRVMSYPFRDGVGGQAYWRDVGTVDSFWQANLELIGITPDLNLYDDEWPIWTYQSQSPPAKFIFDDDDRRGMAVDSMVSGGCIVSGASIKHSLLFSDVTVLSYSSLADCVVLPDVEIGESCRLRKVVIDSDCVIPPGTNIGYDTKADAETYYVSPGGVTLVTPDMLT from the coding sequence ATGTCAGAACATTCAGATTCCGGCCGTTTCGTTAGTCGCCTTACTCGTGAGACACTTGCACTTATTCTCGCTGGTGGGCGTGGTTCACGCTTAAAACAACTGACCAGTTGGCGTGCAAAACCGGCCGTGCCCTTTGGCGGCAAGTTTAAGATTATCGATTTCCCCCTTTCAAATTGTATTAACTCGGGTATCCGTCGGGTTGAGATTATGACGCAGTACAAGGCGCATTCGCTGATTCGTCATATTCAGCAAGGGTGGAGCTTTTTACGTGCCGAGCTCAATGAGTTTATTGAATTGTTGCCAGCGCAGCAGCGTATTGCAACCTCTTGGTACTCAGGCACTGCTGATGCCGTTTATCAGAACTTGGATATTATCAAAGGTCATAAGCCAAGTTATGTGCTCGTCTTAGCTGGCGATCATGTTTATAAAATGGATTATGGGCCGATGATTGCCTACCACGTTGCGCAAGAGGCCGATTTGACGATAGGCTGCATCGAAGTTCCTATTGAAGAAGCTAAAGCATTTGGCGTGCTGGGCGTTGATGATGATCAACGTATTCGGCGCTTTATCGAAAAGCCGTCACAGCCAGACTGTGTCCCTGGGCAGACAGATAAATCGTTGGTATCGATGGGAATTTATATTTTTAATGCCGATTTTTTATATGAGCAGCTTTATCGTGATGCTTATGCTGCTGATTCGAGCCATGATTTTGGTAAAGACATTATTCCTGACGTGATTGAACGCTATCGCGTGATGAGCTATCCGTTTCGCGATGGAGTGGGAGGCCAGGCTTACTGGCGCGATGTGGGTACGGTAGATTCGTTTTGGCAGGCTAATCTCGAGCTGATTGGTATTACACCCGATCTCAATCTCTATGATGATGAATGGCCGATTTGGACTTATCAATCACAGTCGCCACCAGCAAAATTTATTTTTGATGATGATGACAGGCGCGGCATGGCGGTTGATTCCATGGTATCTGGCGGGTGCATTGTTTCTGGTGCCTCAATAAAACATTCATTATTATTTTCTGATGTTACGGTGCTTTCCTATAGCTCACTTGCAGATTGTGTTGTGCTACCTGATGTTGAGATAGGCGAGAGTTGCCGTCTACGCAAAGTTGTTATTGATTCTGATTGTGTCATTCCGCCAGGCACTAATATTGGGTATGATACGAAAGCCGATGCGGAAACATATTATGTATCACCAGGTGGCGTTACTCTCGTCACCCCTGATATGTTGACTTAA
- the glgB gene encoding 1,4-alpha-glucan branching protein GlgB, which translates to MFTLIEEIKSLVEARHHDPFTVLGKHVSGSATIIRAFKPNTKAVYVESRKYAMTRIGNSDIFEWHGNDDQLPAHYRLISVASDGVETTSYDPYSFATQLPDYDIHLFGEGKHWHIYRLLGAHIKTIDGIEGVLFATWAPSAERVSVIGDFNQWDGRTHPMRVRGASGLWELFVPGLGAAEFYRYEIRNRDSGELQVKTDPYAQQIEMRPATASIVFKEDQFDWQDNDWLEQRQHADWLHQPMSIYEVHLGSWQRDDNHHFLNYRELAHRLVKHALACNFTHIELLPITEHPLDASWGYQPSGYFAATSRFGSPDDLRYFIDYCHRNNIGVLLDWVPGHFPKNSEGLAHFDGSALYEHADPRRGEHRDWGTLIFNYGRNEVRNFLLASAVFWLEEFHFDGLRVDAVASMLYLDYSREDGDWVPNKYGGNHNLEAIDFIRQLNEITHSLHPGTLVMAEESTSWSKVSRPTSDGGLGFSMKWNMGWMNDTLEYMQQNPVHRSYHHQSLTFSQLYAYSENFILPLSHDEVVHGKRSLLYKMPGDEWQQFANLRLLYTYMYTHPGKKLLFMGCEFGQGQEWGEAGALDWYVLDYPQHAGLTKTITDLNALYRDNRALHYYDFDGCGFEWLSCDDDKNSVLSYVRRADNEFVIVILNFTPISRENYRIGVPDSGTYVEIFNSDSTHYSGNNVGNHKVQSEHMAYNGRQHSIQLRLPPLAGIILRRQG; encoded by the coding sequence ATGTTTACATTGATAGAAGAAATTAAATCTTTAGTCGAGGCGCGTCACCATGACCCCTTTACTGTACTGGGCAAACATGTAAGCGGTTCGGCAACGATCATTCGTGCATTCAAACCCAATACTAAGGCGGTCTATGTCGAATCACGCAAATATGCAATGACTCGCATCGGCAATAGTGACATATTTGAATGGCATGGTAATGATGATCAATTGCCTGCACATTATCGTCTTATTTCTGTTGCCTCAGATGGCGTCGAAACAACGAGCTACGACCCTTATAGCTTTGCAACACAATTGCCCGATTACGATATCCACCTTTTTGGCGAAGGCAAACACTGGCATATCTATCGCTTGCTGGGCGCTCACATAAAAACCATTGATGGCATTGAAGGTGTCCTGTTCGCCACCTGGGCGCCCAGCGCCGAGCGTGTCAGCGTCATCGGCGATTTTAACCAATGGGATGGTCGCACTCATCCGATGCGTGTGCGTGGGGCAAGCGGTTTATGGGAATTATTTGTCCCTGGACTGGGCGCAGCAGAATTTTACCGCTATGAGATTCGTAATCGCGACAGTGGCGAGCTACAAGTTAAAACCGACCCCTATGCCCAGCAAATAGAAATGCGCCCAGCAACAGCCTCTATTGTTTTCAAAGAAGATCAATTCGACTGGCAAGATAATGACTGGCTTGAGCAACGCCAACATGCTGATTGGCTACATCAACCCATGTCGATCTACGAAGTCCATCTAGGTTCGTGGCAACGCGACGACAACCATCACTTTCTGAATTATCGAGAACTTGCCCATCGCTTAGTTAAACATGCGCTTGCTTGTAATTTTACCCACATCGAATTATTGCCTATTACCGAACACCCGCTTGACGCCTCTTGGGGCTATCAACCGAGCGGTTATTTTGCCGCAACCAGTCGTTTTGGCAGCCCCGACGACCTGCGCTATTTTATCGACTATTGTCATCGCAATAATATCGGCGTCTTGCTTGACTGGGTACCGGGACATTTCCCCAAAAACAGTGAAGGCCTGGCACACTTTGATGGCAGCGCACTGTATGAGCATGCCGACCCGCGCCGTGGTGAACACCGCGACTGGGGCACGCTGATTTTTAATTATGGTCGCAATGAGGTGAGAAACTTTTTGTTGGCCAGCGCAGTCTTTTGGCTAGAAGAATTTCATTTTGACGGGCTACGCGTTGATGCCGTTGCATCGATGCTCTACCTCGATTACTCACGCGAGGACGGTGACTGGGTGCCAAACAAATATGGCGGCAACCATAATCTTGAAGCCATCGATTTTATTCGTCAACTCAATGAAATAACTCACTCGCTGCACCCTGGCACATTGGTGATGGCAGAAGAATCGACTTCATGGTCAAAAGTGTCTCGCCCGACCAGCGATGGCGGCCTTGGCTTTAGTATGAAGTGGAACATGGGCTGGATGAATGACACCCTGGAATATATGCAGCAAAACCCGGTGCATCGCAGCTATCATCATCAGTCGCTGACCTTCAGCCAACTTTATGCCTATAGCGAAAATTTTATCCTGCCCTTGTCGCATGATGAAGTGGTTCATGGCAAGCGATCTCTACTGTATAAAATGCCAGGCGATGAATGGCAGCAATTCGCCAATCTACGTTTACTCTACACCTATATGTACACCCACCCCGGTAAAAAGTTGCTCTTTATGGGCTGTGAGTTTGGTCAAGGCCAAGAGTGGGGTGAAGCTGGTGCGCTTGATTGGTATGTGCTCGACTATCCTCAACATGCCGGTTTGACAAAAACAATTACCGATCTTAATGCACTCTATCGAGATAACCGGGCACTGCATTATTACGATTTTGATGGCTGTGGTTTTGAGTGGCTAAGCTGTGATGACGACAAGAATTCTGTCTTATCTTATGTGCGGCGCGCAGATAATGAGTTTGTTATTGTAATACTTAATTTTACACCGATATCGCGAGAAAATTATCGCATTGGCGTTCCCGATAGCGGGACTTATGTTGAAATATTCAATTCTGATTCAACACATTATAGTGGTAACAATGTCGGCAACCATAAGGTTCAGAGTGAACACATGGCCTATAATGGCAGACAACACTCAATTCAGCTGCGCTTACCACCGCTGGCAGGTATTATCCTGCGGCGACAAGGTTAG
- a CDS encoding glycoside hydrolase, protein MHQPDYRDPDDGHYHLPWTYLHTIKDYVDMVALIEENPQAKAVINFVPTLLEQIDDYAHQVFDFINDGKPIRDSLLAALAEGRFPEASAARLELAKTCLRANEMRMIEPFKDYHDLAKLVHQLEAAPHQFMYLNDQFLIDLLVWYHIVWLGATVRRGNEKIDRLVKKGRDFNAEDRRELITIIHDLIWHVIGRYKKLSKTGQIELSMTPYAHPITPLLLDINSAKEAIHDVELPQAETYSGGEARARWHIEEGFKSFKKFFGIKPKGCWPAEGGISTATVRLLSEYDVTWCASGEGVLRNSLKASGHPDSDRPSVFSQPCHVDGVTNTAIFFRDDDLSDRIGFTYSDWHADDAVGDFIHRIENIAAQQHRHGESVLVPVILDGENAWEHYPENGYYFLSTLYKKLIEHPDIELTTFSEYLDNKPAITELDKMVAGSWVYGSFSTWIGGKAKNSAWDLLCDAKLAVDEYMQTTEPDSEQRYRVERQLAICEGSDWCWWFGDYNPGDSVSDFDVLYRLHLKRLYQLIDVTPPAELETVISSGGGDAEGGGAMRRGGAGEGE, encoded by the coding sequence ATGCATCAGCCTGATTATCGCGACCCTGATGATGGTCATTACCATCTGCCCTGGACCTATTTACACACCATAAAAGACTATGTTGATATGGTGGCCTTAATTGAAGAGAATCCTCAAGCGAAGGCAGTTATTAATTTTGTACCGACCTTGTTGGAGCAGATCGACGACTATGCCCACCAGGTTTTTGATTTCATCAATGACGGTAAACCAATAAGAGACAGCTTGTTAGCTGCTCTCGCTGAAGGGCGATTTCCTGAAGCTAGCGCAGCACGTTTAGAACTGGCAAAAACATGCCTGCGCGCCAATGAAATGCGAATGATCGAGCCCTTTAAAGATTATCATGATCTGGCTAAATTGGTACATCAGCTGGAAGCTGCGCCACATCAATTTATGTATCTTAATGATCAGTTCCTTATTGATTTATTGGTCTGGTATCACATTGTTTGGTTAGGTGCGACAGTCCGGCGTGGCAATGAAAAAATTGATCGCTTAGTGAAAAAAGGCCGTGATTTTAATGCTGAGGATCGACGTGAATTAATCACTATTATCCACGACCTGATTTGGCATGTTATTGGCCGTTATAAAAAACTGTCAAAAACGGGTCAAATTGAGTTATCGATGACGCCTTATGCGCATCCAATCACCCCATTATTATTGGATATCAACAGCGCCAAAGAGGCGATTCATGACGTTGAGCTACCGCAAGCAGAAACTTATTCTGGTGGTGAGGCGCGTGCGCGCTGGCATATAGAAGAAGGCTTTAAATCTTTCAAAAAATTCTTTGGCATTAAGCCAAAAGGCTGTTGGCCGGCAGAGGGTGGTATTAGCACTGCGACGGTTCGTTTATTATCAGAATATGACGTTACCTGGTGTGCCAGTGGTGAAGGCGTTCTGCGCAATAGCCTTAAGGCATCGGGTCATCCTGATAGTGATAGGCCGAGTGTATTTTCCCAGCCTTGTCATGTTGATGGTGTCACAAATACTGCTATATTTTTTCGTGATGATGATTTATCTGACCGTATCGGTTTTACCTATTCAGATTGGCATGCGGATGATGCAGTAGGCGATTTTATTCATCGTATTGAGAATATTGCCGCACAACAGCATCGCCACGGTGAATCAGTGCTGGTGCCTGTTATTCTTGACGGTGAAAATGCCTGGGAGCATTACCCTGAAAATGGTTATTATTTTTTAAGCACACTGTATAAAAAACTGATTGAACATCCCGATATCGAGCTCACAACATTTTCTGAGTATCTCGATAATAAGCCGGCTATTACCGAGTTAGACAAAATGGTGGCAGGCAGTTGGGTATATGGTTCATTTTCAACCTGGATAGGGGGTAAGGCAAAAAATTCCGCATGGGATTTGTTGTGCGATGCCAAGTTGGCGGTCGATGAATATATGCAAACAACTGAGCCCGACTCAGAGCAGCGTTATCGGGTTGAGCGGCAATTAGCCATTTGTGAAGGGTCAGATTGGTGTTGGTGGTTTGGTGACTATAACCCTGGTGATAGCGTCAGTGATTTCGATGTGCTTTACCGTCTGCATCTAAAACGACTTTATCAATTGATCGATGTAACACCACCCGCCGAATTAGAGACAGTGATTAGCAGTGGCGGTGGTGATGCTGAAGGCGGTGGCGCCATGCGACGTGGCGGCGCTGGCGAAGGTGAGTGA